The following coding sequences are from one Triticum aestivum cultivar Chinese Spring chromosome 5A, IWGSC CS RefSeq v2.1, whole genome shotgun sequence window:
- the LOC123106312 gene encoding uncharacterized protein, with amino-acid sequence MAAPISWFPVIVAAKPSIFFVAMRPRGEDEREEIIDLARKAGSKKGKELEDALEEGVIHNATGFAVGTVGEAAGGRVKIMVFTVAHLIEHVYHADWQPIDAKTVNKLYEVELYCPHAELDWLARGRRGPRVSFEAWASSIDCVIDCMVLTAYVSDVALRTLTVGAGIQRERRIELCPGPHPELHFSDVLQPCHPCMMLAWPSDLIHLFYVGTQCEVRLAADFSGNAAGYSMSLLEAQIGCTDGASGAPLFNLTGDVIGVLHGKLLDDHSYFVAPQHLLAFLATARDEAAAAAAAEQATAAILAVAAAEQLHAANHAWCDLRRPRSACPRRPRFPRLPPPPPSRRRRRR; translated from the coding sequence ATGGCGGCTCCCATCAGCTGGTTTCCGGTGATCGTGGCGGCCAAGCCATCCATCTTTTTTGTGGCGATGCGGCCGAGAGGGGAGGACGAGAGGGAGGAGATCATAGACCTGGCCCGCAAAGCGGGGAGCAAGAAAGGCAAAGAGCTGGAGGATGCTCTAGAAGAGGGCGTCATCCATAACGCCACCGGGTTCGCGGTTGGGACCGTCGGAGAGGCGGCCGGCGGCAGGGTGAAGATCATGGTCTTCACCGTCGCTCACCTGATCGAGCACGTGTACCATGCGGACTGGCAGCCCATCGACGCCAAGACCGTCAACAAGCTCTACGAGGTCGAGCTGTACTGCCCGCACGCGGAGCTAGACTGGCTCGCCAGAGGCCGGCGAGGGCCCAGGGTCTCCTTCGAGGCGTGGGCATCTTCCATCGACTGCGTCATCGATTGCATGGTGCTCACCGCGTACGTCAGCGACGTCGCGCTGAGGACGCTGACGGTGGGGGCGGGGATACAAAGGGAGAGGCGGATCGAGCTTTGCCCGGGGCCACACCCGGAGCTCCACTTCAGCGACGTGCTCCAGCCGTGCCACCCGTGCATGATGCTCGCATGGCCCAGTGATCTGATTCACCTCTTCTACGTGGGCACCCAGTGCGAGGTCAGATTGGCGGCCGACTTCAGCGGCAACGCGGCGGGCTACAGCATGAGCCTGCTCGAGGCCCAGATCGGGTGCACCGACGGCGCCTCCGGCGCCCCACTCTTCAACCTCACCGGAGATGTCATCGGCGTCCTGCACGGCAAGCTGCTAGACGACCACTCGTACTTCGTGGCCCCCCAGCACCTCCTCGCCTTCCTGGCTACAGCGCGTGACGAGGCCGCCGCCGCAGCTGCTGCCGAACAGGCCACCGCTGCCATCCTCGCCGTAGCCGCCGCAGAGCAGCTTCACGCCGCGAATCATGCTTGGTGTGACTTGCGCCGTCCGCGCAGtgcctgccctcgccgcccgcgctttccgcgtcttcctcctcctcctcccagccgTAGGCGTCGCCGGAGGTGA